CCTTCTCATGGCCACGAGAACCCGAAGCCAGGCCCAGTGATAATAGACCCAAGTCGGGTTTACCTGTACGgaatataatttagaattGATACATCATACACCATCAACCCCGCCATGTTGTCCCGTCTATTGCGCACGGATACTACAACGACGCGCCTCAGTTGTCATGCCCAGTGTTTGCCAAGGATTCCCGCCATGGCGCTTCTAATACGAGCGACTGTCACTATTCGTCTTGGAAGCTCGCCACTGGATGCTCAGACTTCTCTCCCGTCTTGGTCAATATAGCCAACTTTTGTATATTCTTTGTCCCGCGGGACCAACTAAACTTGTCGTCCGGGGTCCCCGCAAACCCCAACCTTGACATCCCAGATCCCCAGACGTCTCCAAAAATATCGGATATATAAAGACAATCGTCGCTCTAGAACCATATGAAAATTTATAAAACATACCTTCATTCTTTAAGTGTCCCTTGGACTAGCACAATTTTCTCTTCATAATGTCCCCATCACACCCTTCTCTCCCGTCTGGCATAGAGCTTCAAGAACAAGGTAACCCGGACACGGACACCAAAAAGCCATTGGAGGGGCATATTGAAGATGTCTCAGAATTCCAAAAGCCACAGCCCACTGAGGGTACCTATATCTCTCCTGAAGAGATACAGGCGCGGTTCGATCTGTTGCGCGACCTCAGCCCAGACCAGATGGCCATGCTCAATAAGCGTGTTCTGAAGAAGATAGATTGGCACATGATGCCTTGTGTCACTTTGATGTTCCTGATGAAGTATGTTCTCTTATGAGGCGTGAACATGGTCCAAGTAACTAACTACGCTTCTAGCTATCTTGATCGTATTAATGTCTCCAATGCGCGTCTAGCAGGACTGCAAAGTGACTTGCATATGAGTGATACCATTTGGAATGCAGGGATATCGACATTCTATGTCGGCTATCTTGTTGGCCAACTTCCCGGGAATTTACTTATGGCTAAATCGAATCCACGCTGGTTTCTTCCAAGTATGATGCTTATGTGGAGCGCCGGGACCATTTGCATGCCAGCGATGACCAAGTGAGTATTGTTAAACCCTACTCCTATTCAATTGGTATATGTCTAACTCTCCAACCCCAGCGGTGTGGGATTCTGTGTAGTTCGATTCTTTATTGGTCTGGCCGAGGCCCCCTTTTTCCCTGCTCTCACCCTACGTAAGCATAATGTACTCTTTGCCTGGCACTTTCCAAGCTGACAACGCAGTAACATCTTCCTGGTATACCAAGGAAGAGTCACCTATACGAATGGCCATATGGCACGCCGGTAATACCATTTCCAATATCATATCGGGATTCCTAGCCGCCGGTATCCTCGAAAATATGGAAGGTGTTGGCGGCTTGCACGCTTGGCAATGGTTCTTCCTAATCGAGGGTATAGCATCTATTGTTGTTGCAGTCGGCTCTTTTGCTTTCTTGCCTGAGTGGCCACATAATACTCGTTTTATGTCggaggaagaaagcgagaTGGCCAAGTACCGTGTGCTTCTGTCCAACGGCGGGCGCGACGAAACCGTTGGGGGAACATGGGATGGATTGAAAGATGCAGTCAAGGATCCTTTTACCTGGTTCTTTTGCCTCATGCACTTTGCACTGGTTACTGCACAGAGCTTCAAAGATTTTCTCCCGTCGGTCAGTACACCTGTCATACACGTTATACACCAGGACGTCAAAAAGATGAATGCTGACAAGTCAACCAGATAATAAAAACGTTTGGATTCGACACAATGACCACATACCTAGTTCAAGCCCCTCCATATGCCATTGCCTACATCTTCGCTTGCGCTACAGCGTGGTCCTGCGGCAGACTCCAGGAATCTACCTGGCACATTGTCATACCAATCATAATCTCCGCTGGAGGCtgcagcatcctcatcagcaCGCTCAACGTCGGAGCGCGGTATTTTGGAATCATCCTGCTAATCTGCGGTACGTACAGTGGGCTCAATCTACAACTGTCCTGGGAAACAACGGTGGTTCCGTCGCCTCGAGCAAAAAAGGCCGCCCtgattgccattgccaactGTATCAGTCAGTCGAGCCACTGGTTCAGTCCGTACTTTTATCCAACAAGCCAGGAGCCTTTCTATCGTATGGGTGGCGGCTTGGTACTAATGGGCTGTGCACTTGTGGCAGTCTCTGCCTTTGCGGTCAATTGGCGAGGCAGGCGGCTCAACAAGAGACTAGATGAGACTGAGGGGTGGTCGCTCCACTCGGGCAACGAAAGGGGGTGGAGGTACAAACTATAAGCGCGTTCTCAATCATGAGTTGGACGGAGGGAGCGCCAGACACTGGTGTCTATTGTGCCTGCCCTTTCCATGGGCTTTTCGCCGAAGCTGTGATCTCCAACAGGGCAGGAACAGGTCCACTCAGGTCCATTGCACCTGCCCTTGGGGGCCTAAGGGCATTATACCCAAGCTAGGAAGGCACCATACACCACTGTTCAAATTCGGAACGGGCAATCAATTTCAATGTTAGTGGTAGAGGTATATCACACAT
This genomic interval from Aspergillus puulaauensis MK2 DNA, chromosome 7, nearly complete sequence contains the following:
- a CDS encoding uncharacterized protein (COG:G;~EggNog:ENOG410QDI8;~InterPro:IPR011701,IPR036259;~PFAM:PF07690;~TransMembrane:12 (i80-97o120-138i150-169o181-201i213-232o244-266i314-331o351-369i381-399o405-425i437-454o466-488i);~go_function: GO:0022857 - transmembrane transporter activity [Evidence IEA];~go_process: GO:0055085 - transmembrane transport [Evidence IEA]), with the protein product MSPSHPSLPSGIELQEQGNPDTDTKKPLEGHIEDVSEFQKPQPTEGTYISPEEIQARFDLLRDLSPDQMAMLNKRVLKKIDWHMMPCVTLMFLMNYLDRINVSNARLAGLQSDLHMSDTIWNAGISTFYVGYLVGQLPGNLLMAKSNPRWFLPSMMLMWSAGTICMPAMTNGVGFCVVRFFIGLAEAPFFPALTLLTSSWYTKEESPIRMAIWHAGNTISNIISGFLAAGILENMEGVGGLHAWQWFFLIEGIASIVVAVGSFAFLPEWPHNTRFMSEEESEMAKYRVLLSNGGRDETVGGTWDGLKDAVKDPFTWFFCLMHFALVTAQSFKDFLPSIIKTFGFDTMTTYLVQAPPYAIAYIFACATAWSCGRLQESTWHIVIPIIISAGGCSILISTLNVGARYFGIILLICGTYSGLNLQLSWETTVVPSPRAKKAALIAIANCISQSSHWFSPYFYPTSQEPFYRMGGGLVLMGCALVAVSAFAVNWRGRRLNKRLDETEGWSLHSGNERGWRYKL